From Anopheles funestus chromosome 3RL, idAnoFuneDA-416_04, whole genome shotgun sequence, a single genomic window includes:
- the LOC125770190 gene encoding uncharacterized protein LOC125770190 translates to MTQAVNAGWKLDSDDRACYIEVDENEAYENDTVARSDENDSKNDDPDHGWTQWSNLPDHILERIFSHLTIKERYYASLTCYGWYRAFYLPHVWSNFLVEDATLGRMRYNYYSGWQPVLDHSRLQSCLLSVGHLIRGLDFRPQVSFNNMFQFMSLISWAMEQNARTSGCPREWVGCGSRIRSLNYLFPCNMALSEDPESIKLFGTGGQLLAALKRLMLCLTNLQSLSLVDLILERYEANHLLDEVLESCCLVLRRLCLVNVTSHHCPIMHIGLFLNLQILEVSPQNVDDDVLTLLADSKVKHLTLLQNRYTPPALAISPCSAKAWLTVRRDNPKLRVHLRVESTTNAVILLQPEAPVASMIYQTPKTMITSDQLVAAVDAYKYTLTVYGHEQLPAVESPLDGEFQERPDSLLVLLARSCPGLNALMVRECISTATILLIAKSAQNLRHLYINRAQVRLGCDWPRSPDWTDEFYAWLQTTSGSLEATEREVSRILDHPYWHLLSVEQFQMASLMRHVAF, encoded by the exons CGTGCTATATCGAGGTGGATGAGAATGAAGCGTACGAGAACGATACCGTTGCCCGGTCGGATGAGAACGATTCCAAAAATGATGACCCAGACCATGGCTGGACGCAGTGGAGTAATTTACCGGATCATATTCTCGAGCGCATCTTCTCCCATCTCACCATCAAGGAGCGATACTACGCGAGCCTG ACCTGCTACGGATGGTACAGAGCGTTCTACCTGCCGCACGTGTGGTCTAACTTTCTGGTCGAGGATGCGACGCTCGGTCGGATGCGATACAACTACTATTCCGGCTGGCAGCCCGTACTCGATCACTCGCGCCTCCAGAGCTGTCTCCTATCCGTGGGCCATCTCATACGCGGGCTTGACTTTCGGCCGCAAGTCAGCTTCAACAACATGTTCCAGTTCATGTCGCTCATCTCGTGGGCGATGGAGCAGAACGCACGGACGAGCGGGTGTCCCCGCGAATGGGTCGGCTGTGGTTCGCGGATCCGTTCGCTCAATTACCTGTTCCCGTGCAATATGGCCCTCAGCGAGGATCCCGAGTCAATCAAGCTGTTCGGCACGGGCGGTCAGTTGCTGGCCGCTCTCAAGCGGCTCATGCTTTGCCTTACCAACCTGCAATCGCTCTCACTGGTTGACCTTATACTGGAACGGTACGAAGCGAACCATCTGCTGGACGAGGTGCTCGAATCGTGCTGTCTGGTGCTGCGCCGTCTCTGCCTCGTCAACGTTACCTCACACCACTGTCCCATCATGCACATTGGACTGTTTCTCAATCTACAG ATACTGGAAGTCTCTCCGCAAAATGTTGACGACGACGTACTGACACTGTTAGCTGATTCCAAGGTGAAACATCTCACCCTGCTGCAGAATCGCTACACGCCGCCTGCGCTAGCCATCAGTCCGTGCTCCGCGAAGGCTTGGCTGACGGTACGACGGGATAACCCGAAGCTGCGGGTTCACCTGCGCGTCGAGTCCACCACCAACGCGGTGATTCTGCTGCAGCCCGAGGCACCAGTCGCCAGCATGATTTATCAGACGCCCAAAACAATG ATTACTTCCGACCAGCTGGTAGCGGCCGTCGATGCTTACAAGTACACGCTGACCGTTTATGGGCATGAACAGCTGCCGGCGGTAGAGTCACCACTGGACGGTGAGTTTCAGGAACGGCCGGATAGTTTGTTGGTACTGCTCGCCCGCTCCTGCCCGGGACTGAATGCACTG ATGGTACGTGAATGCATCTCAACCGCCACGATTCTATTGATTGCTAAATCGGCTCAAAACCTGCGTCATCTCTACATCAACCGGGCACAGGTCAGGCTCGGCTGTGATTGGCCCCGAAGTCCCGACTGGACGGATGAGTTTTACGCGTGGTTACAGACAACGTCCGGATCGCTGGAAGCTACCGAACGGGAGGTGTCCCGCATACTAGACCATCCTTACTGGCATCTGCTATCCGTGGAACAGTTCCAGATGGCTTCACTAATGCGACATGTAGCTTTTTGA